The Halorientalis sp. IM1011 genome window below encodes:
- a CDS encoding metalloregulator ArsR/SmtB family transcription factor, with protein MDSAELLDLLGNENRRRILRLLARKPCYVTEISEYLGVSPKAVIDHLRKLEEANLVESRTDDQRRKYYFISQNLRLEVSVSPYGFGAKSAYPASQSLDVTASCRHLKIDVSTRDPADLSDIASELTRLDQLENELSMAQRWVQGRLAAVMEQLGERLDVEDTRLYADVLSALAEGAATTDEIAAAVDAPQPVVREALNELEASGILARDGEEWQLTD; from the coding sequence ATGGATTCGGCCGAGCTACTCGATCTCCTGGGAAACGAGAACCGCAGACGGATCCTGCGACTGCTCGCCCGAAAGCCCTGTTACGTGACCGAGATCAGCGAGTACCTCGGCGTGAGTCCGAAAGCCGTCATCGACCACCTCCGAAAGCTCGAGGAGGCGAACCTCGTCGAGAGCCGTACCGACGACCAGCGCCGGAAGTACTACTTCATCTCCCAGAACCTCCGGCTGGAGGTCAGCGTCTCGCCGTACGGCTTCGGCGCGAAAAGCGCCTATCCGGCGAGCCAGAGCCTGGACGTGACCGCCAGCTGTCGCCACCTGAAGATCGACGTGAGCACGCGCGACCCCGCCGACCTGAGCGACATCGCGTCGGAGCTCACGCGGCTCGATCAACTCGAAAACGAGCTGTCGATGGCCCAGCGGTGGGTCCAGGGTCGGCTCGCGGCCGTCATGGAGCAACTGGGCGAGCGACTGGACGTGGAGGACACGCGACTCTACGCCGACGTATTGAGTGCGCTGGCGGAGGGGGCGGCCACCACCGACGAGATCGCCGCGGCCGTCGACGCGCCCCAGCCGGTCGTCCGGGAGGCGCTGAACGAACTCGAAGCGAGCGGTATCCTGGCTCGCGACGGCGAGGAGTGGCAGCTCACCGATTAG
- a CDS encoding DUF5802 family protein produces MFERFSSGYYLGRLYVTPGEGETAAISREQHEQVNEQLYADGEGVERLDRPLVMKVDERHFPVTGAEGVPQDTLAVPQSVLDDTRVSNPPTLREVLLAKADRAEQLLAMAAGTVAVDDRDDVPGGPAI; encoded by the coding sequence ATGTTCGAACGGTTTTCGAGCGGGTACTACCTCGGCCGGCTCTACGTGACGCCGGGCGAGGGTGAGACCGCAGCCATCAGTCGTGAACAACACGAGCAGGTCAACGAGCAGCTCTACGCCGACGGCGAGGGCGTCGAGCGGCTCGACCGACCGCTGGTGATGAAAGTGGACGAGCGACACTTCCCCGTGACGGGCGCGGAGGGCGTCCCACAGGATACACTCGCCGTGCCTCAGTCGGTGCTCGACGACACGCGCGTCAGCAATCCTCCGACGCTGCGGGAGGTCCTGCTGGCCAAGGCCGACCGGGCCGAGCAACTCCTGGCGATGGCTGCCGGGACAGTCGCCGTCGACGACCGCGACGACGTCCCGGGCGGCCCCGCAATTTAA
- a CDS encoding Vms1/Ankzf1 family peptidyl-tRNA hydrolase, with amino-acid sequence MLDELLGRADLKDRIEELEEEKRHLERQLEAEQERRADAASDRQEAEERANRLEDRIADLEGTVERLEGEEGSLDYRRRERLRGERLDAVLDRLESVETGPEGALTSYVDDETPGAVRDAFGERATLVAEAAPCLAVTDDAGLVSAALSVPAPPDPFAEWGEGFRIDRSWFEPTGGFTLALVRSDLFAMGEYDGRERTAFHGFDSELKSQHSKGGFSQARFERLRDEQIDSHVDRCLEALDERTTDPLYVVGERTVLSGFSEVADVTATVDATGNPEPALEDAFRDFWTVRLRTI; translated from the coding sequence ATGCTCGACGAGCTGCTGGGGCGGGCCGACCTCAAAGACCGAATCGAGGAACTCGAAGAGGAGAAGCGCCACCTCGAACGACAGCTCGAAGCCGAACAGGAACGCCGCGCGGACGCCGCCAGCGACCGGCAGGAGGCCGAAGAGCGGGCCAACCGCCTCGAAGACCGGATCGCCGATCTCGAGGGGACAGTCGAGCGCCTCGAAGGCGAGGAGGGGTCGCTGGACTACCGCCGCCGCGAACGGCTCCGGGGCGAGCGACTGGACGCCGTCCTGGACCGTCTCGAATCCGTCGAGACCGGTCCCGAGGGCGCGCTCACGTCCTACGTCGACGACGAGACGCCCGGCGCGGTGCGGGACGCCTTCGGCGAGCGGGCCACGCTGGTCGCCGAGGCCGCACCCTGCCTCGCTGTGACCGACGACGCGGGACTCGTGAGTGCTGCCCTCTCCGTGCCCGCACCCCCGGACCCGTTCGCCGAGTGGGGCGAGGGCTTCCGGATCGACCGGTCGTGGTTCGAGCCCACCGGGGGGTTCACCCTCGCGCTGGTCCGGTCGGATCTGTTCGCCATGGGCGAGTACGACGGCCGCGAGCGGACCGCCTTCCACGGGTTCGACTCCGAACTGAAGAGCCAACACTCCAAGGGCGGATTCTCGCAAGCCCGGTTCGAGCGCCTGCGCGACGAACAGATCGACTCTCACGTCGACCGCTGTCTGGAGGCGCTCGACGAGCGGACGACCGACCCGCTGTACGTCGTCGGCGAACGCACAGTTTTGTCGGGGTTCTCCGAGGTTGCGGACGTGACCGCGACCGTCGACGCCACCGGTAACCCCGAACCGGCACTCGAGGACGCCTTCCGGGACTTCTGGACGGTCCGACTGCGGACTATCTGA
- a CDS encoding DUF1611 domain-containing protein, which produces MNVAVLAHERFPDRAKTAVGVLRYADYDVTAVLDRDRAGERVADHLPAVQDAPIVAGIDDVPDPVDALVIGIAPIGGGFDESWRPDVRGAIERGCDVLSGLHYYLAADEEFAALADDHGVDLRDLRRPPEDLTVAEGRAREVDADVVATVGTDCSTGKMTTSVELVEAARQRGIDAALIPTGQTGVLIEDWGIVVDRVASDFVAGAIERMVSERGDDHDLLVVEGQGSITHPAYSAVTCGILHGAMPDGLVLCHEAGRERIHGYESFEIPPVPEVAGLYEDLAAPVAETTVAAGSLNTRGLDDAEANQAVIEYATAIDAPATDPVRFGADELLDALL; this is translated from the coding sequence ATGAACGTCGCCGTTCTCGCTCACGAGCGGTTCCCCGACCGCGCCAAGACCGCCGTCGGCGTCCTCCGGTACGCCGACTACGACGTCACAGCCGTCCTCGACCGCGACCGCGCGGGCGAGCGCGTCGCCGATCACCTCCCGGCCGTACAGGACGCCCCGATCGTCGCAGGGATCGACGACGTTCCCGACCCCGTCGACGCGCTGGTGATCGGGATCGCCCCCATCGGCGGTGGCTTCGACGAGTCCTGGCGGCCGGACGTGCGCGGCGCCATCGAACGCGGCTGTGACGTGCTCTCTGGCCTGCACTACTACCTCGCCGCCGACGAGGAGTTCGCTGCCCTCGCGGACGACCACGGCGTCGACCTCCGTGACCTGCGCCGGCCACCCGAAGACCTCACGGTCGCCGAGGGACGGGCCCGCGAAGTCGACGCCGACGTGGTCGCGACCGTTGGCACGGACTGCTCGACGGGGAAGATGACGACGAGCGTCGAACTCGTCGAAGCCGCTCGCCAGCGCGGGATCGACGCCGCCCTGATCCCGACGGGTCAGACCGGCGTCCTGATCGAGGACTGGGGGATCGTCGTCGACCGCGTCGCGAGCGACTTCGTCGCCGGGGCGATCGAGCGGATGGTCAGCGAGCGCGGCGACGATCACGACCTGCTGGTCGTCGAAGGGCAGGGCTCGATCACCCACCCGGCCTACTCCGCCGTGACCTGCGGGATCCTCCACGGCGCGATGCCCGACGGACTCGTCCTCTGTCACGAGGCCGGCCGCGAACGGATCCACGGCTACGAGTCCTTCGAGATACCGCCGGTCCCCGAAGTCGCCGGCCTCTACGAGGACCTCGCTGCGCCCGTCGCCGAGACCACCGTGGCCGCGGGATCGCTGAACACCCGCGGGCTGGACGACGCCGAGGCCAACCAGGCGGTCATCGAGTACGCGACGGCCATCGACGCGCCAGCGACCGACCCCGTCCGATTCGGTGCGGACGAACTGCTGGACGCCCTGCTCTGA
- a CDS encoding dipeptide epimerase: protein MTLTTDFEWHDIELDTPFGISRGTTTVSANLVVRIEDDAGNQGVGGAAPADYFSPSREEITEALPDLLSAVADCDPSNRQRIATRLAQVAADIAGGPASLPGARAAVDVALADLAAKRVDLPLYRLFGLDPGRSVTSSFTVGIDDTDRMAQRAASAAETYEILKLKLGTDRDREIVRAVRDRVPDATIRVDANGAWDAEEAVETSRFLADHDVEFVEQPVPADDLDGLARVSAEGPLPVAADESCVVPEDVPRVAAAADIAVLKLTKSGGLWPVVEMCHAARACGLDVMLGCMTETNASIAAAAHLTPLVDYADLDGSLLLADDTFEGIEMPGGRIDLSGVERAGTGAREK, encoded by the coding sequence ATGACCCTCACCACCGACTTCGAGTGGCACGACATCGAACTCGACACACCATTCGGCATCTCGCGGGGTACCACGACGGTCTCGGCGAACCTCGTCGTCCGGATCGAGGACGACGCGGGGAATCAGGGGGTCGGCGGCGCAGCCCCCGCGGACTACTTCAGCCCGTCCCGCGAGGAGATCACCGAGGCGCTGCCCGACCTGCTCTCGGCGGTCGCGGACTGCGACCCGTCGAATCGCCAGCGCATCGCGACCCGACTTGCCCAGGTCGCAGCCGACATCGCCGGCGGCCCCGCCTCGCTCCCCGGAGCCCGCGCGGCGGTCGACGTCGCGCTCGCGGACCTGGCAGCCAAGCGGGTCGATCTGCCACTCTACCGCCTCTTCGGACTCGACCCCGGTCGGTCGGTCACCTCCTCGTTCACGGTTGGGATCGACGACACCGACCGGATGGCCCAGCGTGCGGCCAGCGCGGCCGAGACCTACGAGATCCTGAAACTCAAACTCGGGACCGACCGGGACCGGGAGATCGTCCGGGCCGTGCGCGACCGTGTCCCCGACGCGACGATCCGGGTGGACGCCAACGGCGCGTGGGACGCCGAGGAAGCCGTCGAGACGAGCCGATTTCTCGCCGACCACGACGTCGAGTTCGTCGAGCAACCCGTTCCCGCCGACGACCTCGACGGACTGGCCCGCGTCAGCGCGGAGGGGCCGCTCCCGGTCGCCGCCGACGAGAGCTGTGTGGTCCCCGAAGACGTGCCCCGCGTCGCAGCGGCCGCCGACATCGCGGTCCTGAAACTCACGAAAAGCGGCGGGCTCTGGCCCGTGGTCGAGATGTGTCACGCCGCCCGCGCGTGCGGACTGGACGTGATGCTCGGCTGTATGACCGAGACGAACGCCTCCATCGCGGCCGCGGCCCACCTCACGCCACTGGTCGACTACGCCGACCTCGATGGCTCGCTGTTGCTCGCGGATGATACCTTCGAAGGAATCGAAATGCCCGGCGGCCGAATCGACCTCTCGGGCGTGGAGCGAGCGGGGACGGGCGCGCGGGAGAAGTAA
- a CDS encoding P-loop NTPase, protein MAGDVYTVAGGKGGVGKTTTAVNTAIALQDAGRRTVVVDADLGMTNLSELLGIDHEPRLHDVLAGEAEIGDAIAEGPEGVSVLAGRGTLESFAEADPSNLQPVLRALKRSFEAVIVDTGAGLSHETLVPAGMSDGIVLVTTPDEVSLTDARKVGELAERVEGRIVGAVLTKVRDDVDVSEVGEELGHEILGVVPQDDVATADEPLVITSPDSYAAQAYRRLGTKLADRIDDPTIERPVES, encoded by the coding sequence ATGGCTGGGGACGTGTACACGGTCGCGGGCGGCAAGGGTGGTGTGGGCAAGACGACCACGGCTGTAAACACGGCGATCGCACTGCAGGACGCGGGGCGTCGGACGGTCGTCGTGGACGCCGATCTGGGAATGACGAATCTGAGCGAACTGCTGGGTATCGACCACGAACCACGGCTGCACGACGTGCTCGCCGGCGAGGCGGAGATCGGGGACGCCATCGCCGAGGGCCCCGAGGGTGTGTCGGTGCTGGCCGGGCGGGGGACGCTGGAGTCGTTCGCGGAGGCCGATCCGTCGAACCTCCAGCCAGTCCTGCGCGCCCTCAAGCGCTCGTTCGAGGCGGTCATCGTCGATACCGGCGCGGGGCTCTCCCACGAGACGCTGGTGCCGGCTGGGATGTCCGACGGGATCGTCCTCGTAACGACGCCCGACGAGGTGTCGCTGACCGACGCCCGGAAGGTCGGCGAACTGGCCGAACGCGTCGAGGGCCGGATCGTCGGTGCCGTCCTGACGAAGGTGCGCGACGACGTCGACGTGTCCGAGGTCGGCGAGGAACTGGGCCACGAGATCCTGGGCGTGGTGCCACAGGACGACGTGGCGACCGCAGACGAACCGCTCGTGATTACGTCGCCGGACAGCTACGCCGCACAGGCCTATCGCCGCCTCGGGACGAAACTCGCCGACCGGATCGACGACCCGACGATCGAACGGCCCGTCGAGTCCTGA